A region of Mesorhizobium sp. M3A.F.Ca.ET.080.04.2.1 DNA encodes the following proteins:
- a CDS encoding glycosyltransferase family 25 protein: MSTIGLCMIVKNETKVIEQCLTSVLPLVDYILIVDTGSTDGTQDLIRGFLTAHNVAGAVIDEPWRDFAYNRSFALERLREVETVDYAMIIDADDVLIQDPDFEPTVFKSRMEHDLYDVEVSHGGISFYRPQICRNRLPFSFKGVLHEYLEAPPGAITRQNAEGFRIATGRGGARSQNPRKYQDDAAVLENALTTETDPFLISRYTFYLAQSYRDCGEREKALQHYLKRAELGFWSEEIYVSLLEAGNLMAALGRDFEEVVAVYERATQTVPTRGEALHAASNYCRNQGRNAEGQEFARRGLDLKEPVGLFVQPWVYDYGLLDEFSVNAYWAGAYRESLDACLKLLASDKLPPDMVKRVAANARFASDKLQVRESPELGRLGAESLVEQHRLVAQRPLRSRLRGTPRVLVAILAKQKEPALPLYLACIESLDYPKDSIVLYIRTNNNTDRTEQILREWVERVGQLYAAVEFDSSDVADRVEQFREHEWNETRFKVLGRIRNISLRKTLEHNCDFYFVVDVDNFVRSATLRELVALDLPIVAPLLRSISPGQYYSNYHAEVDANGYYAKCDQYGWVLNRHVRGVIEMPLVHCTYLVRADVLTELTYEDGTSRYEYVIFADSARRSGIVQYMDNRQVYGYITFGDHEYYVSGGIERAGELLRNAGDVPLLSGATGSGPAPMLARPELTDPPKIHLINLDRSAERWNRYQSHNWHLMHNTVRVSAVDGASLDRDALIEDGMITDDCPYPPGTLGCALSHINLWKRSVSENRTITVFEDDVRASYRFMEESADILSRAPAGWDLIQWGYIIDPSFIWLDFGLTNAKLEFYDRRYANRTALFQSEKFPRSLIRLQHSFGTQAYTVSPRGARILLEKLLPLRSRLVPFPGTPVVLDDTGIDCAMCGAYGSMQAYLCMPQLVVLDDGLPSDRTTTDHG, encoded by the coding sequence ATGAGCACCATCGGCCTGTGCATGATCGTCAAGAACGAGACGAAAGTCATCGAGCAATGCCTGACCAGCGTCCTGCCGCTTGTCGACTATATTCTCATCGTCGACACGGGTTCCACGGACGGCACACAAGACCTCATCCGCGGCTTTCTCACCGCACACAACGTCGCCGGTGCCGTCATCGACGAGCCTTGGCGGGACTTTGCATACAACCGCAGCTTCGCCCTCGAGAGACTGCGCGAGGTCGAGACTGTCGATTATGCGATGATCATCGATGCCGACGATGTGCTGATCCAGGATCCCGACTTCGAGCCGACCGTCTTCAAATCGCGGATGGAACACGATTTGTACGACGTCGAGGTGTCTCATGGCGGCATTTCGTTCTATCGCCCGCAGATCTGCCGCAACCGACTGCCTTTCTCCTTCAAGGGCGTGCTGCACGAATATCTCGAGGCTCCTCCAGGCGCCATCACGAGACAGAATGCCGAGGGGTTCCGCATTGCGACAGGACGCGGCGGAGCGCGCAGTCAGAACCCGCGAAAATACCAGGACGATGCGGCCGTGCTGGAGAATGCGCTTACAACCGAGACCGACCCGTTCCTGATCTCGCGCTACACCTTCTATCTCGCGCAGAGCTACCGAGATTGCGGTGAACGTGAAAAGGCGCTGCAACATTATCTGAAGCGCGCCGAACTTGGGTTTTGGAGCGAGGAGATCTATGTAAGCCTGCTCGAGGCCGGCAACCTCATGGCGGCCCTCGGGCGGGACTTCGAAGAGGTCGTCGCGGTTTACGAGCGTGCGACCCAGACCGTACCCACTCGCGGGGAAGCTCTGCACGCAGCGAGCAACTATTGCCGCAACCAAGGCCGAAACGCCGAAGGGCAGGAGTTTGCGCGTCGCGGCCTGGACCTCAAGGAGCCAGTCGGCCTGTTCGTTCAGCCTTGGGTATATGACTACGGGCTGCTCGACGAGTTTTCGGTCAACGCATATTGGGCGGGCGCATATCGGGAGTCGCTCGATGCCTGCCTGAAATTGCTGGCCTCTGACAAATTGCCGCCGGACATGGTGAAGCGCGTGGCCGCCAATGCCCGTTTCGCCTCTGACAAGCTCCAGGTCCGCGAGTCACCGGAATTGGGAAGGCTCGGCGCCGAGAGCCTGGTCGAGCAGCACAGGCTGGTTGCGCAGCGTCCGCTGCGCTCGCGGCTAAGGGGCACGCCGCGCGTCCTGGTCGCGATATTGGCCAAACAGAAAGAACCCGCGCTGCCGCTTTACCTGGCATGCATCGAGTCGCTCGACTATCCTAAGGACTCGATCGTCCTCTACATCCGAACAAACAACAACACCGACAGAACCGAGCAGATATTGCGCGAATGGGTGGAGCGCGTCGGCCAACTCTATGCGGCGGTCGAGTTCGACAGTTCGGACGTAGCCGACCGGGTCGAGCAGTTTCGCGAGCACGAATGGAACGAGACGCGTTTCAAGGTGCTTGGCCGGATCCGCAACATCAGCCTGCGCAAGACCCTCGAGCACAATTGCGACTTCTATTTCGTCGTCGACGTCGACAATTTCGTGCGGTCGGCCACGCTGCGAGAGCTGGTCGCGCTCGACTTGCCGATCGTGGCGCCGCTGCTGCGCTCCATCTCGCCGGGCCAATACTATTCGAACTACCACGCCGAGGTCGACGCGAACGGCTACTATGCGAAGTGCGATCAATATGGCTGGGTCCTCAACCGCCATGTGCGCGGCGTCATCGAGATGCCGCTCGTGCACTGCACCTATCTTGTGCGCGCCGACGTGCTGACCGAGCTTACATATGAGGACGGCACATCGCGATATGAATATGTCATCTTTGCCGACAGCGCCCGACGATCCGGCATCGTCCAGTACATGGATAACCGGCAGGTCTACGGCTACATCACCTTCGGCGATCATGAATACTACGTGAGTGGCGGGATCGAACGCGCAGGCGAGCTTTTGCGCAACGCGGGCGACGTCCCCTTGTTGAGCGGCGCCACGGGCTCTGGGCCCGCTCCGATGCTGGCGCGACCTGAGCTGACGGACCCGCCGAAGATACATCTGATCAACCTGGACCGCAGCGCCGAGCGCTGGAACAGGTATCAAAGTCATAATTGGCATCTGATGCACAATACGGTTCGCGTGTCGGCCGTCGATGGCGCTTCCCTGGACAGGGATGCGCTCATCGAGGACGGTATGATCACCGATGACTGTCCCTATCCCCCGGGGACACTGGGATGCGCGCTGTCACATATCAATTTGTGGAAGCGGTCGGTTTCGGAGAACAGGACGATTACCGTCTTTGAAGATGACGTTCGCGCATCGTATCGATTCATGGAGGAGTCCGCCGACATCCTGTCCCGAGCGCCGGCAGGTTGGGACCTGATACAGTGGGGTTATATAATTGATCCCTCGTTCATCTGGCTGGATTTCGGTCTTACGAACGCCAAGCTGGAATTCTACGATCGCCGCTACGCCAACAGAACTGCGTTGTTTCAGTCGGAAAAGTTCCCCAGATCGCTCATCCGCCTGCAGCATTCATTTGGAACGCAGGCCTACACCGTCTCGCCAAGAGGGGCGCGAATCCTTCTCGAGAAGTTGCTGCCGCTGCGAAGCCGCCTTGTCCCATTTCCCGGGACTCCCGTGGTGCTGGACGACACCGGCATCGATTGCGCGATGTGTGGGGCCTATGGCTCGATGCAGGCTTACCTCTGCATGCCGCAACTCGTTGTCCTGGATGACGGGCTGCCTTCAGATCGAACAACTACGGACCACGGTTAG
- a CDS encoding peptidase domain-containing ABC transporter, with translation MSVHLSPQADPARNQPEAQADTAGQLGSETGAGRIPGGPAEFDRMGPRLKAMLQVARYHGVELDPNEFRAASGGAVPSAADLSQWAQNAGMWSRALRVRWSHLQRFEHAGPVVLLFNDGGAALLTGASAERNVVFLKSVDTPDDAEAVPIDELRLLQVWSGEAVLLRAARSYIAADAPFTFRWLVDLVRLEGRPLRDIGIASFTLSILTILPPLIVMTVVNKVLQFSSVSTLVLLSAVIAVVFIYETLLGHARRLIINVVGARLDTKLNLHVFSRLLRLPLDYFERHPAGETMYHLAQVYRIREFLTGKLLSTFLDLITLAVLIPVIFYINATLAWMVLACAVVIMLIIFAFLPPLRRGYQDVVDAETWKAAALGETVVGIKTVKALGLEPQRKALWDERVADAGKARLAFGQLSNWPQTLVTPIERVMVLGTMLIGAYLAMSDRSGYMVGSLFAFMMIAQRVAQPLVGLARLVEDYEEVGAAIGEAASVLNRPLESSSNSAGLRPKLVGEIKFSDLTFSYIGTKTPALDRVSFEVPAGTMFGIVGRSGSGKSTIARLLQGINRDYSGFLKLDGVDLKEINLRHLRQGLGVVLQDNFLFRGSIRDNIIAGRPGLTLSDAMRAAHLAGAAEFIERMPNGYDTYIEEGSPNLSGGQKQRLAIARALIHDPTILILDEATSALDPESEAVVSANLMRIASGRTMIIVSHRLASLTECDQILVMEQGKVLDVAPHPVLLERCGLYRQLWMQQNRHLDGRHGRLAAVPPRLV, from the coding sequence GTGAGCGTACATCTGAGCCCACAGGCGGACCCGGCCCGCAACCAGCCAGAAGCGCAGGCGGATACGGCCGGCCAGCTTGGAAGCGAGACCGGCGCCGGGCGGATTCCTGGCGGGCCAGCCGAGTTCGACCGCATGGGGCCGCGCCTCAAGGCGATGCTTCAGGTCGCCCGCTATCACGGTGTCGAACTCGATCCGAACGAATTCAGGGCGGCGAGCGGGGGCGCTGTTCCAAGCGCCGCCGATCTTTCGCAATGGGCTCAGAATGCCGGCATGTGGTCGCGCGCGCTCCGCGTCCGCTGGTCGCATCTCCAGCGCTTCGAGCATGCCGGGCCGGTCGTCCTGCTGTTCAATGATGGCGGCGCTGCCCTGCTGACCGGCGCCAGCGCCGAACGCAACGTCGTTTTCCTCAAGAGCGTCGATACGCCCGACGATGCGGAGGCGGTCCCCATCGACGAGCTCCGGCTTTTGCAGGTGTGGTCGGGCGAAGCGGTCCTGTTGCGGGCGGCGCGGTCCTATATAGCCGCCGACGCACCCTTCACCTTCCGCTGGCTGGTCGATCTGGTGCGGCTCGAGGGCCGGCCGCTCCGCGACATCGGCATCGCCTCGTTCACGCTCAGCATCCTGACCATCCTGCCCCCGCTGATCGTCATGACGGTCGTCAACAAGGTGCTGCAGTTCAGCAGTGTCTCGACCCTGGTGTTGCTCTCCGCCGTCATCGCCGTCGTCTTCATCTACGAGACGCTGCTCGGCCACGCCCGACGGCTGATCATCAACGTCGTCGGCGCGCGCCTCGACACCAAGCTGAACCTGCATGTTTTCAGCAGGCTGCTACGCCTGCCGCTCGACTATTTCGAGCGACATCCGGCCGGCGAGACCATGTACCACCTGGCGCAGGTCTATCGCATCCGCGAGTTCCTCACCGGCAAGCTCCTCAGCACGTTCCTGGACCTGATCACGCTCGCCGTGCTGATCCCGGTCATATTCTACATCAACGCCACGCTCGCCTGGATGGTGCTTGCCTGCGCGGTCGTGATCATGCTGATCATCTTTGCCTTTCTACCGCCGCTGCGCCGGGGCTACCAGGACGTGGTCGACGCCGAGACCTGGAAGGCGGCTGCGCTCGGCGAGACCGTCGTCGGCATCAAGACCGTGAAGGCGCTCGGCCTCGAACCGCAACGCAAGGCGCTTTGGGACGAACGGGTGGCCGACGCAGGCAAGGCGCGTCTCGCCTTCGGGCAACTGTCCAATTGGCCGCAAACCCTCGTCACGCCGATAGAGCGCGTCATGGTTCTCGGCACCATGCTGATCGGCGCCTATCTCGCGATGAGCGACCGGTCGGGCTATATGGTCGGCAGCCTGTTCGCCTTCATGATGATCGCGCAACGTGTCGCGCAGCCGCTGGTCGGCCTGGCTCGGCTGGTCGAGGATTACGAGGAGGTCGGCGCCGCGATCGGCGAGGCAGCGTCGGTTCTGAACCGCCCGCTGGAAAGCAGTTCCAATTCTGCCGGCCTGCGGCCAAAGCTCGTCGGCGAAATCAAGTTCAGCGATCTGACTTTCAGCTACATCGGCACCAAGACGCCGGCGCTCGACCGCGTCAGCTTCGAGGTTCCGGCTGGCACGATGTTCGGCATCGTCGGGCGCAGCGGATCCGGAAAGTCGACGATTGCGCGCCTCCTGCAGGGCATCAATCGCGACTACAGCGGTTTCCTCAAGCTTGACGGGGTCGATCTCAAGGAAATCAACCTTCGCCACCTTCGCCAAGGTCTGGGTGTTGTCCTTCAGGACAATTTTCTGTTCCGCGGCTCGATCAGGGACAACATCATCGCCGGACGTCCCGGCCTGACGCTTTCGGACGCCATGCGTGCCGCTCACCTTGCCGGCGCGGCCGAGTTCATCGAACGCATGCCGAACGGCTATGACACCTATATCGAGGAAGGATCGCCCAACCTCTCGGGCGGCCAGAAGCAGCGGCTGGCCATCGCCCGCGCGCTGATCCACGATCCGACCATCCTCATCCTCGACGAGGCGACGAGCGCGCTCGACCCGGAGAGCGAAGCGGTGGTCAGCGCCAATCTCATGCGCATCGCCAGCGGCCGCACCATGATCATCGTTTCGCACCGGCTCGCCTCGCTAACCGAGTGCGACCAGATCCTGGTCATGGAACAGGGCAAGGTGCTCGATGTCGCGCCGCATCCCGTCCTGCTGGAGCGGTGCGGGCTCTACCGGCAGCTGTGGATGCAGCAGAACCGGCATCTTGACGGGCGCCATGGCCGCCTGGCGGCCGTGCCGCCCCGGCTCGTTTGA